Proteins encoded together in one Thermococcus barophilus MP window:
- a CDS encoding acetamidase/formamidase family protein, whose translation MVVEDEVFNDLQTNGIIGPHSKMLGPVADGGRIVFLTAPGCWGPMITPTIKGGHEVNIPVAVEGAKVGDGIVIKIKSVRVLSKAASSGVDTTRKGSFVGDPYVAKKCPSCNEPWPEFEVEGIGEDAVRCKHCGSPASPFKMVNGYTMVFDHGLGIGVTVDKKTAEEIAKNAWEWHALPKNSKQVPILIFAKADIVGVPSRIRPFLGQLGTVPAVDIPDSHNAGDFGYFLIDAPHPYAITKEDYETKLTDGHLDVDAVREGTIVIAPVKVDGGGVYAGDAHAMQGDGEVAGHTTDVTAESVVEVSVVKNMNLDGPILLPPEEDLPPLAKPWRKDEWDNVQKLAKRFGIEVEPVAPVQIIGSGPNINDAAMDGFKRAAKLFGMSVEEIRNRVTISGAVEIGRLPGIVQVSMQVPLRLLEKLGIDELVVKHYGLPF comes from the coding sequence ATGGTTGTTGAAGATGAGGTTTTTAATGACCTACAAACAAACGGCATTATTGGGCCGCATTCCAAAATGCTTGGCCCAGTGGCTGATGGTGGAAGAATAGTCTTCCTTACTGCCCCAGGATGCTGGGGTCCAATGATAACGCCAACCATTAAAGGGGGACATGAGGTTAACATCCCAGTTGCAGTGGAAGGCGCAAAGGTTGGGGATGGCATTGTAATAAAAATAAAAAGCGTAAGGGTTCTGTCAAAGGCCGCCTCTTCTGGTGTTGACACGACAAGGAAGGGGAGCTTTGTAGGAGACCCATACGTTGCAAAGAAGTGCCCCTCTTGTAACGAGCCTTGGCCAGAATTTGAAGTTGAGGGAATTGGGGAAGATGCCGTAAGATGTAAGCACTGCGGCTCTCCTGCATCGCCATTCAAAATGGTGAACGGTTATACAATGGTTTTCGATCATGGATTAGGAATCGGAGTTACTGTTGACAAAAAGACTGCCGAGGAAATAGCTAAGAATGCTTGGGAATGGCATGCTCTGCCCAAAAATTCAAAGCAAGTCCCAATTCTCATCTTTGCAAAAGCAGATATTGTTGGAGTGCCTTCAAGAATTCGCCCATTTTTAGGCCAATTAGGAACAGTGCCTGCAGTGGATATTCCAGATTCTCATAATGCTGGCGACTTTGGCTATTTCCTAATAGATGCCCCCCATCCATATGCAATTACAAAAGAAGACTATGAGACCAAATTGACCGATGGACACTTGGATGTTGATGCGGTTAGGGAAGGTACTATTGTAATAGCCCCAGTGAAAGTGGACGGAGGAGGAGTTTACGCTGGAGATGCCCATGCAATGCAGGGCGATGGGGAAGTTGCAGGACATACAACCGACGTAACTGCAGAGAGCGTTGTAGAGGTATCAGTTGTGAAGAACATGAACCTTGATGGTCCGATACTCCTCCCACCGGAAGAAGACCTGCCACCGTTGGCTAAGCCATGGAGGAAGGATGAGTGGGATAATGTTCAAAAGCTCGCAAAGAGATTCGGCATTGAAGTTGAACCAGTTGCTCCGGTGCAGATAATTGGATCGGGCCCAAACATAAATGATGCTGCGATGGATGGCTTTAAGAGGGCTGCAAAGCTCTTCGGCATGAGCGTTGAGGAGATTAGGAACAGGGTCACCATAAGCGGGGCAGTTGAAATTGGAAGATTGCCGGGGATAGTTCAAGTTTCCATGCAAGTTCCGCTTCGGCTGTTGGAGAAACTCGGCATTGATGAACTCGTTGTTAAGCATTATGGCTTGCCATTCTAA
- a CDS encoding carbohydrate ABC transporter permease, producing the protein MKVKPLRILMYAVLIFLAFGYLLPIWSAVTTSTKTGEQVALTTPIQLVLPPYFGAYKIAFESLKRPIINSLVFTTFATIFSTVLGSLAGFTLAKLLRGSVSKKLLILITFGVFLPYQSILIPLVRLISRLGLYNTIPGLVLTHTAYGIPITTLLFTNYYYEIPDELVEAAKVDGASAAGIYTKIILPLSMPAFVVTAIYQFTSIWNDYLFGVVLTRGEEAMPATVMLANLKGSFVANWNVQMAGALIVALPTLIIMIALGKYLIRGYTSGAVKG; encoded by the coding sequence ATGAAGGTAAAGCCGCTGAGGATTCTCATGTATGCAGTTCTGATCTTCTTGGCTTTTGGGTATCTTCTCCCAATCTGGAGCGCTGTAACAACCTCAACAAAGACAGGAGAGCAGGTCGCTTTGACAACTCCGATACAGCTTGTTCTTCCCCCCTATTTTGGGGCATATAAAATCGCTTTTGAGAGCCTTAAGAGGCCAATTATAAACAGCTTGGTATTCACAACCTTCGCAACTATTTTTTCAACAGTACTCGGCTCTTTGGCTGGTTTTACGTTGGCAAAGCTTCTTAGGGGCAGTGTTTCAAAGAAATTGCTGATTCTGATAACCTTTGGTGTTTTTCTGCCATATCAGTCAATCCTTATTCCCCTCGTTAGATTGATTTCACGTCTTGGGCTGTACAATACAATTCCCGGATTGGTTTTAACGCACACTGCATATGGAATTCCGATAACGACTTTGCTCTTCACGAACTACTACTATGAAATTCCAGACGAGCTGGTTGAGGCTGCAAAGGTTGATGGGGCAAGTGCCGCTGGAATCTACACGAAGATAATTCTACCCCTCTCAATGCCCGCTTTTGTTGTAACAGCGATCTATCAGTTTACGAGCATCTGGAACGACTATCTTTTTGGTGTAGTCCTAACAAGGGGAGAGGAGGCAATGCCTGCAACCGTCATGCTTGCAAACCTCAAGGGGAGCTTCGTTGCGAACTGGAACGTTCAAATGGCTGGAGCCTTGATAGTGGCACTGCCAACGCTGATAATCATGATAGCTCTGGGCAAATATCTCATAAGAGGATATACGAGCGGTGCAGTTAAGGGGTAA